From the Selenomonas timonae genome, one window contains:
- the lpxK gene encoding tetraacyldisaccharide 4'-kinase: MRFLYNLAAILIVTIIIPIFMLRATRERGFVERIKQSFGFYPKETIEKVAGKNAIWVHAASVGEIVATSPLIREFRKAFPHSPILVSVVTTGGYEMAHRIIKDADAIIYFPLDLPFLASRVVGRIRPRVFLPVETELWPNFLKKAKQLDVPVMMVNGRISDRSVKQYKYLLGMLREMIGTVKCFAMQSSIDADYIMRLGAPRELVTVTGNTKFDQAYTSVSPEERAALIQELGLTGASHIMIAGSTHRGEEELVLAAFAAVRAEDPNVRLIIAPREVLRTIEVEHLCRKAGFTVNTRKNLQKGAEGGEDIVILDTVGELGRVYGLGDVIYIGGSLIPHGGHNILEPAAHGKAIIVGNQMFNFKDIHALFRNRNAVVTVTNGEELTRETLRLFGDDAERERLERETLAIINENKGASAKSAQILVDMLAVYESRRALRAQERISKHRVRATQKVANFQTYFIDLVHDKEVRGISRRLIMGVFYVFSLIYEQLVNLKLTMYRWGWVKKEQLPCFVISLGNVTVGGTGKTPTAQHLARAIDAMGYRVVILNRGYRAKWRGEVGIVSDGRTLKMDAETAGDEAFMLAKHLPNVPVLIGPQRAVTGRYAIEHFGAEVAILDDGYQHWQLARDMDILLVDAVNVFGNGYLLPRGTLREPLSHIDRADVCLMTKVDQAAPGAITHIWETFRSYNQDGIILESIHQPRQFVRLSDWYEDIAAGGVPVTEMEGKKVLAVSAIGNPASFEQTLADLGVEMVESMRYPDHHDYGERDMAEVLYRAETLGVEAIVITEKDAVKVPADVVRAKWRVPIYVISVEVTFQKGREEFFRTLEEQLAAKLRPTTS; this comes from the coding sequence ATGAGATTTCTCTACAATCTAGCGGCAATCCTCATCGTCACCATCATCATACCGATCTTCATGCTGCGCGCCACACGGGAGCGCGGCTTTGTCGAGCGCATCAAGCAGAGCTTCGGGTTCTACCCGAAGGAGACGATTGAGAAGGTCGCGGGGAAAAATGCGATCTGGGTACACGCGGCATCCGTTGGCGAGATTGTCGCGACGAGCCCTCTCATACGCGAATTCCGCAAGGCATTCCCCCACAGCCCCATCCTCGTCTCCGTCGTCACAACGGGCGGATACGAGATGGCGCACCGCATCATCAAGGACGCGGACGCGATCATCTACTTTCCGCTCGACCTGCCCTTCCTCGCTTCGCGCGTCGTGGGGCGCATCCGTCCGCGCGTCTTCCTACCCGTGGAGACGGAGCTGTGGCCGAATTTCCTCAAGAAGGCAAAGCAGCTCGACGTACCCGTCATGATGGTCAACGGGCGCATCAGTGACCGCAGCGTGAAGCAGTACAAATATCTGCTCGGCATGCTGCGCGAGATGATCGGGACGGTGAAATGCTTCGCCATGCAGTCGAGCATCGATGCAGACTACATCATGCGCCTCGGCGCGCCGCGCGAGCTCGTCACGGTCACGGGCAACACGAAATTCGATCAGGCGTATACGAGCGTTAGCCCCGAGGAGCGTGCCGCGCTCATCCAGGAACTCGGCCTCACGGGCGCGAGCCATATCATGATTGCGGGCTCGACCCACCGCGGTGAGGAGGAGCTGGTACTTGCAGCGTTCGCCGCCGTGCGTGCCGAAGATCCAAATGTGCGGCTCATCATTGCGCCGCGCGAGGTGCTGCGCACGATTGAGGTCGAACATCTCTGCCGCAAGGCAGGCTTTACCGTCAATACGCGCAAGAATCTGCAAAAGGGCGCCGAGGGCGGCGAGGACATCGTGATCCTCGATACGGTCGGCGAACTTGGACGCGTCTATGGGCTTGGTGATGTCATCTACATCGGTGGCAGCCTCATCCCGCACGGCGGGCACAACATACTCGAGCCTGCGGCGCACGGCAAGGCGATCATCGTCGGCAATCAGATGTTCAACTTCAAGGACATTCACGCGCTCTTCCGCAACCGCAATGCCGTCGTGACCGTCACGAACGGGGAGGAACTTACGCGCGAGACCCTACGCCTGTTTGGCGATGATGCCGAGCGTGAACGCCTTGAGCGTGAGACACTTGCGATCATCAACGAGAACAAGGGGGCGTCGGCGAAGTCGGCACAGATCCTTGTCGATATGCTCGCGGTGTATGAGTCGCGTCGTGCCCTGCGCGCGCAGGAGCGCATCAGCAAGCATCGCGTGCGGGCGACGCAGAAGGTCGCGAATTTCCAGACCTACTTTATCGATCTCGTCCATGACAAGGAGGTGCGCGGTATTTCGCGCAGGCTCATCATGGGCGTGTTCTACGTATTCTCGCTCATCTATGAGCAGCTGGTGAATCTGAAACTCACAATGTACCGCTGGGGCTGGGTCAAGAAGGAGCAGCTGCCCTGCTTTGTCATCAGCCTCGGCAACGTCACGGTCGGCGGCACGGGAAAGACGCCGACGGCACAACATCTCGCGCGTGCGATTGACGCGATGGGCTACCGCGTCGTCATTCTGAACCGCGGCTACCGTGCGAAGTGGCGCGGCGAGGTCGGTATTGTCTCCGACGGGCGCACGCTGAAGATGGACGCGGAGACGGCGGGCGATGAGGCGTTTATGCTGGCAAAGCATCTGCCCAACGTGCCTGTGCTCATTGGACCGCAGCGTGCCGTCACGGGACGCTATGCTATCGAGCATTTTGGCGCGGAGGTGGCGATTCTCGACGACGGCTACCAGCACTGGCAGCTTGCGCGCGATATGGACATCCTGCTCGTCGACGCGGTGAACGTCTTCGGTAACGGCTATCTCCTGCCGCGCGGGACGCTGCGCGAGCCACTCTCGCATATCGATCGTGCCGATGTCTGTCTGATGACGAAGGTCGATCAGGCGGCGCCAGGCGCAATCACACACATCTGGGAGACGTTCCGCAGCTACAATCAGGACGGCATCATCCTCGAGAGTATCCATCAGCCACGTCAGTTCGTGCGGCTTTCGGACTGGTACGAGGATATTGCGGCGGGCGGTGTACCAGTCACGGAGATGGAGGGCAAGAAGGTGCTCGCCGTCTCGGCGATCGGCAACCCCGCCTCGTTTGAGCAGACCCTTGCCGATCTCGGCGTCGAGATGGTGGAGAGCATGCGCTATCCCGATCACCACGACTACGGCGAGCGCGATATGGCGGAGGTACTGTACCGTGCGGAGACGCTCGGTGTCGAGGCGATTGTCATCACGGAGAAGGACGCGGTGAAGGTGCCGGCAGATGTCGTGCGCGCGAAGTGGCGCGTCCCCATCTATGTGATCTCCGTCGAGGTCACGTTCCAGAAGGGGCGCGAGGAGTTCTTCCGCACGCTCGAAGAGCAGCTTGCTGCGAAACTGCGACCTACTACATCGTAA
- the kdsB gene encoding 3-deoxy-manno-octulosonate cytidylyltransferase: MKVLCIIPARYASTRLPGKPLRDIAGKPMIVRVYERAVRARLVQDVVVATDDERILAAVEKHGGRAVMTRADHATGTDRLAEVAEKMTDYDLIINVQGDEPLIDPAVIDALVEPFLADGSLPMATAKTLLTDEEEMANPNNVKVITDQRGNALYFSRVRIPYARNPGAQVYKHIGIYAYRRDFLLAYARMAQTPLELSESLEQLRALENGHTIRVIETDAVFIGVDTEEDLAAVNEVYQKQSIY; encoded by the coding sequence ATGAAGGTTCTCTGCATTATTCCCGCGCGCTACGCATCCACACGTCTGCCGGGCAAGCCGCTGCGCGACATCGCAGGTAAGCCCATGATCGTGCGCGTCTATGAGCGCGCCGTGCGGGCGCGGCTCGTGCAGGATGTCGTCGTTGCAACGGACGACGAGCGCATCCTCGCTGCCGTCGAGAAGCACGGCGGACGTGCCGTCATGACGCGTGCCGACCATGCGACGGGGACGGATCGCCTCGCCGAGGTCGCAGAGAAGATGACGGACTACGACCTCATCATCAACGTGCAGGGCGACGAACCGCTCATCGACCCCGCCGTGATCGATGCACTTGTTGAACCGTTTCTCGCGGACGGCAGCCTACCAATGGCAACGGCAAAGACACTGCTCACGGATGAGGAGGAGATGGCGAATCCGAACAACGTCAAGGTCATCACCGACCAACGCGGCAATGCGCTCTACTTCTCCCGTGTGCGCATCCCGTACGCGCGCAATCCGGGCGCACAGGTATACAAGCACATCGGCATCTATGCCTATCGCCGCGACTTCTTGCTTGCGTATGCGCGCATGGCGCAGACCCCCCTCGAACTCTCCGAGTCCCTCGAGCAGCTGCGCGCGCTCGAGAACGGGCACACAATCCGCGTCATCGAGACCGATGCCGTCTTTATCGGTGTCGACACCGAGGAAGATCTTGCGGCTGTCAACGAAGTTTATCAAAAGCAGAGCATTTATTGA
- the kdsA gene encoding 3-deoxy-8-phosphooctulonate synthase — MNKVKLANFEIGGGEPLVLLAGPCVLEGLERSLLIGRGIKEITDRLGIPYVFKASFDKANRSAYHSFRGPGLEEGVKILGAIRDELGVPVVTDIHETWQAEPVAKVADILQIPAFLSRQTDLLHAAAQTGAIVNVKKGQFLSPNDMRNVVDKIHESGSDRILLTERGESFGYNNLVVDMRSFPIMRSFGYPVIFDGTHSVQLPGGAGTSSGGQREYVEYLVRAAVGAGIDGLFLEVHDNPPEALSDGANMVYLDKLEDLLKDALAIYEVVRKKLK, encoded by the coding sequence ATGAACAAAGTGAAGCTGGCGAATTTTGAGATCGGCGGCGGTGAGCCGCTGGTGCTCCTCGCGGGGCCCTGCGTCCTCGAAGGTCTCGAGCGCTCGCTCCTGATCGGACGCGGCATCAAGGAGATCACGGATCGTCTCGGCATTCCCTACGTATTCAAGGCATCCTTTGACAAGGCGAACCGCTCCGCCTACCACAGCTTCCGCGGACCCGGGCTCGAGGAGGGCGTGAAGATCCTCGGCGCAATCCGCGACGAGCTTGGCGTGCCCGTCGTGACGGACATCCACGAGACGTGGCAGGCAGAGCCCGTCGCAAAGGTTGCGGACATCCTGCAGATCCCCGCATTCCTCTCACGTCAAACAGACCTCCTGCACGCGGCAGCGCAGACGGGCGCCATCGTCAACGTGAAGAAGGGGCAGTTCCTCTCGCCGAACGATATGCGCAATGTCGTCGACAAGATTCACGAGAGCGGCAGCGACCGCATCCTCCTCACGGAGCGCGGCGAGAGCTTCGGCTACAACAACCTCGTCGTGGATATGCGCTCCTTCCCCATCATGCGCAGCTTTGGCTATCCCGTCATCTTCGACGGAACGCACAGCGTCCAGCTGCCGGGCGGCGCGGGCACGAGCTCAGGGGGACAGCGCGAGTACGTCGAGTACCTTGTGCGTGCGGCTGTAGGTGCGGGCATTGACGGACTCTTCCTCGAGGTGCACGACAACCCGCCTGAGGCACTGTCGGACGGGGCAAATATGGTCTATCTCGACAAACTCGAAGACCTCCTGAAGGATGCCCTCGCTATCTACGAGGTGGTACGCAAAAAGCTGAAGTAG
- a CDS encoding KpsF/GutQ family sugar-phosphate isomerase: protein MAQSIREKAIETLQLEAQAVAQLAERIDDDFEAAVRAILECKARVVVTGMGKSGHVGRKIAATLASTGTPSFFMHPAEAFHGDLGMVTADDIVIAISNSGESNEVVNILSIIHRIGARIVAMCGRRKSQLGRSADFYIDIGVEREACPLGLAPTSSTTATLAMGDAIAMALMEARDFKKEDYALFHPGGALGRKLLLTVANVMHTGEENPVVAYNTTAKDALFVMTDKGLGAVSVVDAAGKFIGLVTDGIIRRALAKDYNFLDKDVESIMFATPLTIAPDKMAAAALSVMEKHQPRPVTVLPVVDDAGVPVGIVHLTDLLRQGVV from the coding sequence ATGGCACAGAGCATTCGCGAAAAGGCAATCGAGACGCTTCAGCTCGAGGCGCAGGCAGTCGCACAGCTCGCAGAGCGCATTGACGATGATTTCGAGGCGGCGGTGCGCGCGATTTTGGAATGCAAGGCGCGTGTCGTCGTCACGGGCATGGGCAAATCCGGTCACGTCGGGCGCAAGATCGCGGCGACGCTTGCGAGTACGGGAACACCTTCGTTCTTCATGCACCCCGCCGAGGCGTTTCACGGTGATCTCGGCATGGTGACGGCGGACGACATCGTTATCGCCATCTCGAACAGCGGCGAGTCGAACGAGGTTGTGAATATCCTCTCCATCATCCACCGTATCGGGGCGCGAATTGTCGCCATGTGCGGCAGACGCAAATCACAGCTCGGGCGCAGCGCTGACTTCTACATCGACATTGGCGTCGAGCGCGAGGCGTGCCCACTCGGGCTCGCACCAACCAGCTCCACAACAGCGACGCTCGCAATGGGCGACGCGATCGCGATGGCGCTCATGGAGGCGCGCGACTTCAAGAAGGAGGACTATGCGCTCTTCCATCCGGGCGGCGCGCTCGGGCGCAAGCTGCTCCTCACGGTCGCAAATGTCATGCACACGGGTGAGGAAAACCCTGTTGTCGCGTACAATACGACGGCGAAGGACGCGCTCTTCGTCATGACGGACAAGGGGCTCGGCGCCGTGTCCGTGGTTGACGCGGCGGGCAAATTCATCGGACTCGTCACGGACGGCATCATCCGCCGCGCGCTTGCGAAGGACTACAACTTCCTTGACAAGGACGTGGAGAGCATCATGTTCGCCACGCCGCTCACGATTGCGCCGGACAAGATGGCGGCGGCGGCACTCTCCGTCATGGAGAAACACCAGCCGCGCCCCGTCACCGTTCTGCCCGTCGTCGATGATGCGGGTGTACCCGTCGGCATCGTACATCTGACCGATCTTCTGCGGCAGGGGGTTGTGTGA
- a CDS encoding KdsC family phosphatase, with protein sequence MPIRQDAIARAKKIKCVIFDVDGVLTDGGIYVAPDGSELYKPFFARDGLAITLAHKVGIVPAIITGRASSIVENRARELHIDLVYQGSLDKRDAYADIKARTGLSDEEIAYIGDDIVDLPIMRMVGLPCAVGDAVPEVKEAAQIISDAPGGRGAVREIYEIILKTQGLWERVLTVFQTDSDGAAQ encoded by the coding sequence ATGCCGATTCGGCAGGACGCGATTGCGCGTGCGAAGAAAATCAAATGCGTCATCTTCGATGTGGACGGCGTGCTCACCGACGGGGGCATTTACGTCGCGCCTGACGGGAGCGAGCTGTATAAGCCGTTCTTTGCGCGTGACGGACTCGCCATCACATTGGCGCACAAGGTGGGCATTGTGCCCGCTATCATCACGGGACGCGCTTCGTCCATCGTGGAGAATCGCGCGCGCGAGCTGCACATAGACCTCGTCTATCAGGGCAGCCTCGACAAGCGCGATGCCTACGCGGACATCAAGGCGCGAACGGGGCTGAGCGACGAGGAAATCGCCTATATTGGCGACGATATTGTCGACCTGCCGATCATGCGCATGGTCGGTCTGCCGTGTGCCGTGGGTGACGCCGTGCCCGAGGTGAAGGAGGCCGCGCAGATTATTTCAGACGCACCCGGCGGGCGCGGTGCCGTGCGCGAAATTTACGAGATCATTCTAAAGACACAGGGGCTTTGGGAGCGTGTGCTTACAGTATTTCAGACGGACAGCGATGGAGCTGCACAGTAG
- a CDS encoding lysophospholipid acyltransferase family protein gives MLYNTLMFLSWLACRTPRPLLLGAGWVLGNLYYLLIPKMRRRSVEHMMPALGIDEREAKRLVRASFINMARNVLDILAMPMLNEQNLNDYIEIDHLERMQEALDEGRGVVVLTGHVGCWEWLSAAFTLNGIPVSAIAKPQPNIQYTRVLDDLRATIHVEIFSRGTSELIAAARALKRGRLLGFLADQDGGPGGAFIEFLGRTASTPLGPAVFSRKFKSPVVPAFILRQPNGKHKVIVGEIMRCPDTGDSDRDLHEFTVQMTAIVERVIRENPTQWIWFQKRWNTPPEEQKTGKHHVSAAAKEGD, from the coding sequence GTGCTCTATAATACGCTCATGTTTCTCAGCTGGCTTGCGTGCCGTACGCCGCGCCCCCTCCTGCTTGGTGCGGGCTGGGTGCTCGGCAACCTCTACTATCTGCTGATCCCGAAGATGCGCCGCCGCTCTGTGGAGCATATGATGCCTGCGCTCGGCATTGACGAGCGGGAGGCAAAGCGGCTCGTGCGCGCCTCCTTTATCAATATGGCGCGCAACGTCCTCGACATCCTCGCGATGCCCATGCTGAACGAGCAGAATCTCAACGACTACATCGAGATTGATCATCTCGAGCGCATGCAGGAGGCACTTGACGAGGGGCGCGGCGTCGTCGTGCTCACGGGGCACGTTGGCTGCTGGGAGTGGCTCTCCGCGGCGTTTACGCTGAACGGCATCCCCGTCAGCGCGATTGCAAAGCCACAGCCGAATATCCAGTACACGCGCGTGCTCGACGATCTGCGCGCGACCATCCACGTCGAGATTTTCTCGCGCGGTACGAGCGAGCTGATCGCGGCGGCGCGTGCGCTGAAGCGCGGGCGGCTCCTCGGCTTTCTCGCCGATCAGGACGGCGGACCCGGCGGCGCGTTCATTGAGTTCCTCGGTCGTACGGCATCGACGCCGCTCGGCCCTGCGGTCTTTTCGCGCAAGTTCAAATCGCCCGTCGTGCCCGCATTCATCCTGCGTCAACCGAATGGAAAGCACAAGGTAATCGTCGGCGAGATCATGCGCTGCCCCGACACGGGAGACAGTGACCGCGACCTCCATGAATTCACCGTGCAGATGACGGCAATCGTCGAGCGCGTCATCCGCGAAAATCCAACGCAGTGGATCTGGTTTCAGAAGCGTTGGAACACCCCGCCCGAGGAGCAGAAGACGGGGAAACATCACGTATCGGCAGCAGCGAAGGAGGGGGATTGA
- the lptC gene encoding LPS export ABC transporter periplasmic protein LptC, translating into MAQSKWLYGGGAALLAGLIVWAIATVPEIPEQTDTQPGSRVMSYADNTLSEERDGRTVWKMTASQVNVDIDTNDTSMVQIDGTFYTEDGRSLTLKAAEGHMDSVTRDVVVTGNIEAQTSDGASLRAKELRWTAAEGSLSAEGDAEIVRDDIRATGDRIVSTDGFQKFSVIGNARIEKGGAQ; encoded by the coding sequence ATGGCGCAGAGCAAATGGCTCTATGGCGGCGGTGCCGCCCTCCTCGCAGGACTCATCGTCTGGGCGATTGCAACAGTGCCCGAGATCCCGGAGCAGACGGACACGCAGCCTGGTTCGCGCGTCATGTCCTATGCGGACAATACGCTCAGCGAAGAGCGCGACGGACGTACTGTCTGGAAGATGACCGCTTCGCAGGTGAATGTCGACATCGATACCAACGATACGAGCATGGTGCAGATCGATGGGACATTCTACACGGAGGACGGGCGTAGCCTGACGCTAAAGGCGGCGGAGGGGCACATGGACAGTGTGACGCGCGATGTTGTGGTGACAGGAAACATTGAGGCACAGACGAGTGACGGAGCGAGCCTGCGTGCAAAGGAGCTGCGGTGGACGGCGGCAGAGGGCAGTCTTAGCGCCGAAGGGGATGCCGAGATCGTACGCGATGATATCCGTGCGACGGGCGACCGCATTGTGAGCACGGATGGCTTTCAGAAATTCAGCGTGATCGGCAACGCACGTATAGAAAAAGGTGGGGCACAATGA
- a CDS encoding LptA/OstA family protein — MTKKKLYRGILVLLAAGALSAAASAAQQGTEPTNLTADSLTYDTRTGLITAETNVRMEQGTGWVTGARATYNTKTEEGTVEGGVRAVRDDMNLSCDRLSGVGQDHWQASGSVSMTKADRTFTGSQVDYYPSQNDYILAASGGTITSADGTLTADRLEGWMKENRFVGTGSAHIVSPPRDLEGGGDRMEYFGSAEKPYVVLDGNAWVFQGNNMARSNHMTVYLSDDGSAVTE, encoded by the coding sequence ATGACGAAGAAGAAACTCTATCGGGGCATTCTCGTGCTGCTCGCGGCGGGTGCACTCTCTGCGGCAGCATCGGCGGCACAGCAGGGCACGGAGCCGACGAATCTCACGGCAGACAGCCTCACCTACGACACGCGTACGGGGCTCATCACAGCGGAGACGAACGTCCGCATGGAGCAGGGGACGGGCTGGGTCACAGGGGCGCGTGCAACGTATAATACGAAGACCGAGGAGGGCACGGTCGAGGGCGGTGTCCGCGCCGTGCGCGACGATATGAATCTCTCCTGTGACAGGCTCTCGGGCGTCGGACAGGATCATTGGCAGGCGTCGGGCAGCGTCAGTATGACGAAGGCAGACCGCACGTTTACGGGTTCTCAGGTTGACTATTATCCATCTCAGAATGACTACATCCTTGCGGCGTCCGGCGGAACGATCACGAGCGCTGACGGAACGCTCACGGCAGACCGTCTCGAGGGATGGATGAAGGAAAATCGCTTCGTCGGAACGGGGAGTGCGCACATCGTCAGCCCACCGCGCGATCTTGAGGGTGGCGGCGACCGCATGGAGTATTTTGGCAGCGCGGAGAAGCCCTATGTCGTGCTCGATGGGAATGCGTGGGTCTTCCAAGGGAACAACATGGCGCGCAGCAATCACATGACCGTCTATCTTTCGGACGACGGCAGCGCCGTGACCGAGTGA
- the lptB gene encoding LPS export ABC transporter ATP-binding protein has product MHLESRNLVKKFGSRTVVDRISVRIDKGEIVGLLGPNGAGKTTTFYMIVGLEKPTHGDVYLSDICITDYPMYRRAELGISYLTQEASIFRKLTVTENIAAILETTKLSKAEQKHKLDGLLEEFHIGHVRDRRGTELSGGERRRVEIARCLALEPQFILLDEPFAGVDPLAVADIQEIIEYLRQRGMGILITDHNVRETLHIVDRVYLLSEGKLLLEGDSKTIAESPIARKFYLGENFSL; this is encoded by the coding sequence GTGCATCTCGAATCCCGCAACCTCGTCAAGAAATTCGGCAGCCGCACCGTCGTTGACCGCATCTCCGTCCGCATCGACAAGGGGGAGATCGTGGGGCTCCTAGGGCCCAACGGCGCGGGCAAGACGACGACCTTCTACATGATCGTCGGCCTTGAAAAGCCCACGCACGGCGATGTCTACCTCTCTGACATCTGCATCACGGACTATCCCATGTATCGGCGCGCGGAGCTGGGCATCAGCTACCTCACGCAGGAGGCATCCATCTTCCGCAAGCTCACCGTCACGGAGAACATTGCGGCGATCCTTGAGACGACGAAGCTCTCGAAGGCGGAGCAGAAGCACAAGCTCGACGGGCTTCTCGAGGAGTTCCACATCGGACACGTCCGCGATCGCCGCGGTACGGAACTTTCGGGCGGCGAACGCCGCCGCGTCGAGATCGCGCGCTGTCTCGCGCTCGAGCCGCAGTTCATCCTCCTCGATGAGCCGTTCGCGGGTGTCGATCCGCTCGCCGTCGCCGACATCCAGGAGATCATCGAGTACTTGCGTCAGCGCGGCATGGGCATCCTGATTACGGATCACAACGTGCGTGAGACCCTCCACATCGTCGACCGCGTCTACCTGCTCAGCGAGGGCAAACTCCTCCTCGAGGGTGACAGCAAGACCATCGCCGAGAGTCCGATTGCGCGCAAGTTCTATCTTGGAGAGAATTTCAGTCTTTGA
- a CDS encoding flavodoxin family protein, with protein sequence MKVLMINGSRRERSCTYTALSIIGDILKEEGIDSEIVFVGRDAVNGNLNALIKSLGEKCAEADGFVFGSPVYYASLTGEIKLVLDHLFGRHRDKMRCKPAAIVASARRAGTTATLDVLAKYPAITEMPIVSSSYWPMVHGNTPEDVMKDEEGVGVMKQLGKNMAWMLKCIAAGRAAGIDTPNPPDYHKTNFIR encoded by the coding sequence ATGAAAGTTTTGATGATCAACGGCAGCCGCAGAGAGCGCAGCTGCACCTACACAGCGCTCTCCATCATTGGGGACATCCTCAAGGAGGAAGGCATTGACTCTGAAATCGTCTTCGTCGGCAGGGATGCTGTGAACGGGAATCTGAATGCACTCATAAAATCCTTGGGAGAAAAATGTGCCGAAGCGGACGGCTTCGTCTTTGGATCGCCCGTGTACTACGCTTCGCTCACAGGAGAGATCAAGCTCGTTCTCGACCATTTATTCGGGAGACATCGCGACAAGATGCGCTGCAAGCCCGCAGCGATTGTCGCATCTGCGCGGCGCGCTGGAACGACGGCCACATTGGATGTGCTCGCAAAGTATCCGGCAATCACCGAGATGCCAATCGTCTCCTCCAGCTACTGGCCGATGGTTCACGGTAACACGCCGGAGGATGTCATGAAGGATGAAGAGGGCGTCGGCGTCATGAAGCAGCTCGGCAAGAATATGGCATGGATGCTGAAATGTATCGCAGCCGGCAGAGCTGCGGGAATCGACACGCCAAATCCTCCTGATTACCATAAGACAAATTTTATCAGATAA